The Leptotrichia trevisanii DSM 22070 DNA segment AGATTTTCAACTGAAAAATAGTTCTATGTTTTTGATGATAACAGATGAATTTGAAACAAAAAATTATTGACAAAAATTTAAAAAGTAGTATAATGGTATTACCAAAAAAAATAAAATATAAGGAGTGAGTGTTATGGCTTCTATAAGTTTAAAAGTGTCTGATATGGAAAAAAAATTTTTGCAAAGTATGGCACAATTTGAAGGAGTTACATTGTCAGAGTTAATAAAATCAAAAGTGTTTGACTCACTAGAAGATGAATATGATGCCAAAATAGCAGATTTAAGATTATCAGAATATGAAAACTATTTGAAAAATGGAGGAGAAGTTTTAAAATGGGAAGAATTGTAAAATATAAAATAATCCCAACTCCACATTTCGTAAAAGATTTTAGCAAACTAGATGAATTTGTAAAAAAGAGAATAAAAATTTATTTAGAAAATATTGCAAAAGATCCACGCAGTAAAGGAAAAATGTTGAAAGCAAATAGAAAAGGACAATGGAGATACAGAATAGGAGATTACAGAGTTATTGTAAATATTCAAGATGAAAATTTAGTAGTATTAGCATTAGAAGTAGGGCATAGAAAAAATATTTATAATAGTTGATACTGAGGCTATTTTATAAAGTTAATTTTATGAAATAGCCTTTTTTGTTATTAACTTTTCGTATTAAAAAGTACCAAAGTAATAAAAAATTGTAATCTAAATAAATACAAGTATTTATCATTTTTGAATTTTTTATATCACATATTTCCTAAATCAATTTTCAAAATGTTCCATGCTGTTAAAGTTAAAATTCTGTTCATAAAAATCATCAACATTCTGAATTTTAACAACTACCATTCCATTCTTCTGTTCATTTATTGACTTTATTGTCAAGATGTTAAACATTCCAGTTACTCCATCCATCATTCTGACTTTTCTATGAATGAAAAAGTCGGCAGGTGTCTTTATTTCTTTTTTCTCTTCTTTGATTTCTTTTCTGGACTGTGGTTCTTCTTTCAGGAATGTAAAAATGAAGCCTGATACAGCAGGACGTCCTCTTCCTTTTGTGTTATATGTTTTCTGAATTTTTAATCCATACTTTTCTT contains these protein-coding regions:
- the relB gene encoding type II toxin-antitoxin system RelB family antitoxin; the encoded protein is MASISLKVSDMEKKFLQSMAQFEGVTLSELIKSKVFDSLEDEYDAKIADLRLSEYENYLKNGGEVLKWEEL
- a CDS encoding type II toxin-antitoxin system RelE family toxin translates to MGRIVKYKIIPTPHFVKDFSKLDEFVKKRIKIYLENIAKDPRSKGKMLKANRKGQWRYRIGDYRVIVNIQDENLVVLALEVGHRKNIYNS